A single genomic interval of Vibrio maritimus harbors:
- a CDS encoding TldD/PmbA family protein, whose amino-acid sequence MLNSDTAKAVIDHALFLGADFAELFVEHHQTNSVQIASGEVDKVNSGIDFGIGIRLFFGHKVLYGYTNNTDEAELKRVTSLLAAKDKREQIATAGALNLNRYPVQHGCRLPLSKDANLDSKIAFLLKTDAAVRAESEYITQFIGSVLQREQQISIFNSEGLHVDDTRHYIRVSGNSVAQKGNEQSSGMEGPGALAGWEFSEQLDAKELGQTIAQQALVKLGADACPSGEMPVIIGNGFGGVIFHEACGHLLETTSVAKKASVFHDKMGEMIAHTAVSAVDDGTMTNEWGSIHVDDEGMPTQRTQLIKDGQLTSFMVDKMGGMKTGFEPTGSGRRQNYKFAPTSRMRNTFIEAGEHSLDDMLAGVERGIYAKKMGGGSVQPGTGEFNFAVREAYLVENGKITKPLKTATLISTGPKVLKEISMVGKDMALAPGMCGSVSGSVPTTVGQPSLKVDNILVGGGN is encoded by the coding sequence ATGTTAAATTCTGATACAGCGAAAGCAGTCATCGATCACGCCCTCTTTCTCGGCGCTGATTTCGCAGAGCTTTTCGTCGAACACCATCAAACCAATTCCGTCCAGATCGCGTCTGGTGAAGTCGATAAAGTTAACTCAGGTATCGATTTTGGTATTGGTATTCGTCTCTTCTTTGGTCACAAAGTGTTATACGGCTACACCAACAACACTGATGAGGCTGAACTAAAGCGCGTAACGTCACTACTCGCAGCAAAAGACAAGAGAGAGCAAATCGCAACAGCGGGTGCTTTGAATCTAAACCGCTACCCAGTCCAACACGGGTGCCGCTTGCCACTGAGCAAAGACGCCAATTTGGACTCAAAGATTGCGTTTCTTCTAAAAACCGATGCAGCAGTTCGCGCTGAAAGTGAATACATCACACAGTTTATCGGTAGCGTTCTGCAGCGAGAGCAGCAAATATCCATCTTCAACTCAGAGGGCTTGCACGTTGACGATACACGTCATTACATCCGCGTATCGGGTAACTCCGTTGCTCAAAAAGGTAATGAACAATCCTCTGGTATGGAAGGTCCAGGCGCACTAGCAGGCTGGGAGTTTAGTGAGCAGTTAGATGCCAAAGAACTCGGCCAGACCATCGCCCAACAAGCATTAGTCAAACTTGGTGCTGATGCCTGTCCATCTGGTGAAATGCCTGTAATCATTGGTAATGGATTTGGTGGCGTTATCTTCCACGAGGCCTGTGGGCACTTACTCGAGACCACCTCTGTCGCCAAAAAAGCATCCGTCTTTCATGACAAAATGGGAGAAATGATTGCGCATACAGCGGTAAGTGCCGTTGATGATGGCACGATGACCAATGAGTGGGGCTCTATCCATGTCGATGATGAGGGCATGCCAACGCAGCGCACTCAATTAATCAAAGATGGTCAGCTCACTAGCTTTATGGTTGATAAAATGGGCGGCATGAAAACCGGCTTTGAGCCCACTGGCTCTGGACGCCGCCAAAACTACAAATTTGCCCCAACGTCACGCATGAGAAACACCTTTATTGAAGCAGGTGAACACTCACTAGACGACATGCTAGCGGGCGTAGAACGCGGCATTTACGCTAAAAAAATGGGCGGTGGCTCAGTTCAGCCAGGTACAGGAGAGTTCAACTTCGCGGTTCGCGAAGCGTACTTGGTGGAGAACGGCAAAATCACCAAACCGCTTAAAACCGCGACTCTTATTAGCACTGGTCCTAAAGTACTCAAAGAGATTAGCATGGTAGGCAAAGACATGGCGCTGGCACCAGGTATGTGTGGATCTGTTAGTGGCTCAGTACCAACAACGGTTGGCCAGCCTTCGTTAAAAGTGGACAACATTCTAGTGGGAGGCGGAAACTAA
- a CDS encoding DUF1349 domain-containing protein, which yields MVDFTKGTWIFEPETSQVTDTSVSITTEPETDFWQRSYYGFRNDNAPALLLESSDNFSFTTKVSFQYQSQFDQCGLIIYLDSENWFKASIEYEYESFSRLGSVVTNLGYSDWATTDIPLPNEIWYRLSRRGPDFLIESSLDGAHFKQMRIFHLHKLGETTPEMGKCNPPMPTESSVKFGVYACSPTPSSFTATFTDFTLEPSQWLAHPA from the coding sequence ATGGTTGATTTCACCAAAGGCACATGGATTTTTGAACCCGAAACCAGTCAAGTGACGGACACGTCTGTATCGATTACCACAGAGCCGGAAACAGACTTTTGGCAGCGCTCATATTATGGCTTTAGAAACGACAACGCCCCAGCATTATTGCTTGAGTCTAGTGATAACTTCTCATTCACCACAAAAGTGAGCTTTCAGTATCAGTCTCAGTTTGATCAATGTGGGCTAATTATCTATTTGGATAGTGAAAATTGGTTCAAAGCATCCATCGAATATGAATACGAGTCATTTTCTCGACTCGGCAGTGTTGTGACCAACCTTGGTTATTCTGACTGGGCGACAACGGATATCCCGCTCCCTAATGAGATCTGGTACCGTTTAAGCCGACGTGGTCCTGATTTTCTAATCGAATCCTCGCTTGATGGCGCACATTTCAAACAAATGCGTATCTTTCATCTTCATAAGCTAGGAGAAACAACGCCGGAAATGGGTAAATGCAACCCACCAATGCCGACGGAGTCATCGGTAAAATTTGGTGTGTATGCGTGCAGCCCGACACCATCTTCGTTTACCGCAACTTTCACTGATTTCACTCTAGAACCAAGTCAGTGGCTTGCTCATCCAGCTTGA
- a CDS encoding DUF6435 family protein, producing the protein MFSFLKRDPARKLKKRHSMLLEQAMRAQRNGDIRMYSKLTAEAEELFVHIKKLSASDSQ; encoded by the coding sequence ATGTTCTCATTCTTAAAACGAGATCCCGCGAGAAAACTAAAGAAAAGACATTCAATGTTGCTAGAGCAGGCGATGCGTGCACAGAGAAATGGCGATATCAGAATGTACTCTAAACTCACAGCCGAGGCAGAGGAGCTTTTTGTTCATATTAAAAAGCTCTCTGCTTCCGATTCTCAGTAA
- a CDS encoding U32 family peptidase has translation MTRDQFELLAPGGDVESIKAAIAAGADAVYCGLDRFNARNRAVNLTLDNLNGVLELAHANQCQVFLTLNVLILESEVAAVMRLLAQLVETDIDGVIVQDLGLAYLLKHHFPTLDVHASTQLNTHNTGQIEYLKKMTASRVNLSRELNIDEIAHLAHFGHQHNVLMEVFVHGSYCIGFSGLCYISSARNGASGNRGRCSQPCREQYQTTKQGYDYPLNLKDNSAFGDLQALADAGVYSLKVEGRIKKPHYVYTVVDNWRKQIDRLCDGETLSQDTTELYTVFNRDFSNAFLKGDFGKSMYIDNPRDNAVTHFSKVYQCTSTDDVQSVKKRLYDKKTDIIQHVDAEIAKMDINSDRPKASLKGAIEAPKLATLPNNPELTETKPLSVLISEREDVALALEDNVDVYFQLPMGLKAELPSMIALFESNPKLKPWFPAILIGDDYEAAKVFLVTIKPSLLITNNSGVGFYAQSNGLEWIAGPQMNTTNSYTLKCLEEEYSAAGAFLSNELSNKQLRYIRRPNQMRTFYSVYHPNTLLTSRQCLFQQTEGCKKIKVNKGCLRRCDKRTSIINLKDNPYVVQKQRGSHNSIYSDLNTLNLDVLSDHRDLITDVFIDLRDIQTETKVLGSKLDIISAFQAELLRNGDDSSSGVTALIAPTRNQQYLKGI, from the coding sequence GTGACACGAGATCAGTTTGAGTTATTAGCACCGGGCGGTGATGTAGAATCAATCAAAGCAGCAATAGCAGCAGGGGCTGATGCGGTCTACTGCGGATTGGATCGCTTTAACGCACGTAATCGCGCCGTTAACCTGACGCTAGATAACTTAAATGGCGTTCTCGAACTGGCTCACGCCAATCAATGCCAAGTTTTCCTTACGCTTAACGTCCTCATTCTCGAGAGTGAAGTTGCTGCGGTAATGAGGCTACTCGCCCAGTTAGTCGAAACAGACATCGATGGCGTTATCGTTCAGGATCTTGGCTTAGCCTATCTTCTAAAACATCATTTCCCTACGTTGGATGTTCACGCATCAACTCAGTTAAATACCCACAACACAGGGCAAATTGAGTACCTTAAGAAGATGACCGCGAGTCGCGTCAATCTATCCCGAGAGTTGAACATCGATGAAATTGCTCATCTCGCACACTTTGGTCATCAACATAACGTTTTGATGGAAGTATTCGTTCATGGCTCCTACTGCATCGGTTTTTCTGGTCTTTGCTATATCAGCTCTGCTCGCAATGGCGCCTCAGGCAACCGCGGTCGATGTAGCCAACCATGCCGAGAGCAGTATCAAACCACTAAACAAGGTTATGACTACCCGCTAAACCTCAAAGACAACTCCGCATTTGGCGATCTACAAGCGCTTGCCGATGCTGGCGTGTATTCGCTCAAGGTGGAAGGCCGAATCAAAAAGCCACATTACGTTTACACAGTCGTCGACAACTGGCGTAAGCAGATTGATCGACTGTGTGACGGTGAAACGCTATCGCAAGACACAACTGAACTCTACACAGTGTTTAACCGCGATTTTTCAAACGCGTTTTTGAAAGGGGATTTTGGCAAAAGCATGTACATTGATAATCCAAGAGATAATGCCGTCACACATTTCTCAAAGGTCTATCAATGCACCAGTACTGATGATGTTCAAAGCGTCAAAAAGCGTCTGTACGACAAGAAAACCGATATTATCCAACATGTTGATGCCGAGATCGCGAAGATGGACATCAACTCAGATCGCCCGAAAGCCAGCTTAAAGGGAGCCATCGAAGCGCCAAAACTGGCAACGCTTCCGAATAACCCTGAGCTAACCGAGACCAAGCCTCTCTCTGTATTGATTTCAGAACGGGAGGATGTAGCACTCGCGCTTGAAGACAATGTCGATGTTTACTTTCAGCTCCCTATGGGGCTAAAAGCAGAACTGCCTTCGATGATTGCTCTGTTTGAGAGTAACCCGAAACTAAAACCATGGTTCCCTGCCATTTTGATCGGCGACGATTATGAAGCGGCGAAGGTGTTTCTCGTGACTATCAAACCCTCTTTACTCATCACCAACAACTCTGGTGTGGGCTTCTATGCGCAAAGCAATGGATTGGAGTGGATTGCAGGTCCACAAATGAACACCACGAACTCATACACGCTCAAGTGTCTTGAAGAAGAGTACTCGGCCGCCGGCGCATTTTTATCTAACGAGTTAAGCAACAAACAGCTTCGCTACATTCGCAGACCTAATCAAATGCGTACCTTCTACAGCGTGTACCACCCAAATACGCTTTTGACTAGCCGTCAGTGCTTGTTCCAACAAACTGAAGGCTGTAAGAAGATCAAAGTCAACAAAGGTTGCTTGAGACGCTGTGACAAGCGCACCTCTATCATCAATCTAAAAGACAATCCATACGTCGTTCAAAAACAAAGAGGCTCGCACAACTCTATCTACAGTGATTTGAACACGTTAAACTTAGATGTCCTTAGTGATCATCGTGATCTCATCACGGATGTATTTATTGACCTACGAGACATTCAAACCGAAACCAAGGTATTAGGTAGTAAGCTTGATATCATCAGTGCATTCCAAGCGGAGTTGCTTCGAAACGGTGATGACTCATCGAGCGGTGTCACAGCGCTGATCGCGCCGACAAGAAACCAACAGTATCTGAAAGGCATCTAG
- a CDS encoding protocatechuate 3,4-dioxygenase, translated as MERRDFLALCSVFVVSPVLANTKLQRTPSQAEGPFYPVTTIPVRSDLIIESDEVEGESMNLVGRVVDIQGNPISDIRVEIWQCDGRGVYDHPRQPNVERFDKNFAGFGALQSDERGQVQFRTLFPVPYTGRPPHIHVKLWQNQRELLTTQLYLKGKTGNEWWGGSERDLLQMDVIKDVKGEWTTQFQFVV; from the coding sequence ATGGAACGACGTGATTTCCTAGCATTGTGCTCTGTGTTTGTTGTTAGCCCGGTACTGGCAAATACAAAACTACAAAGAACGCCATCTCAAGCAGAGGGGCCCTTTTACCCAGTGACAACTATTCCCGTTCGCTCAGACCTGATTATCGAGAGCGACGAAGTCGAAGGTGAAAGCATGAACTTAGTTGGGCGAGTGGTAGATATTCAAGGTAATCCAATCTCTGATATCAGAGTTGAAATCTGGCAGTGTGATGGAAGAGGGGTCTATGACCATCCACGACAACCTAACGTTGAGAGATTCGATAAAAACTTCGCAGGCTTTGGCGCGCTTCAAAGTGATGAAAGAGGGCAGGTACAGTTTAGGACTCTATTTCCAGTCCCCTACACAGGCAGACCACCGCACATACATGTAAAGCTTTGGCAGAATCAACGAGAGTTGTTGACGACGCAACTTTACCTCAAAGGCAAGACAGGTAACGAGTGGTGGGGCGGTAGCGAGCGAGATTTACTGCAAATGGATGTAATCAAAGATGTCAAAGGAGAGTGGACAACGCAGTTCCAGTTCGTGGTCTGA
- a CDS encoding YitT family protein, producing the protein MDKDHSLRENLLALTLGSALVSLGVIFFNQVGLLTGGTAGLALFITKVTTLSFGQVFFALNLPFYILSVTRMGWQFTINTFIAVSIVSFAVDHLHHVIQISHIEPVYAALIGGGLIGMGMLVIFRHRMSLGGFNILALFLQERFGIRAGKVQMALDCSIVVLSLFVVDIYLIALSVLGTIATNLILAMNHKPGRYQPVQSSA; encoded by the coding sequence ATGGATAAAGATCATAGCCTGCGCGAGAATTTGCTCGCCCTAACGCTCGGGAGTGCTTTGGTATCTCTAGGCGTTATCTTCTTTAATCAAGTTGGCTTGTTAACAGGCGGAACTGCCGGCCTTGCCCTGTTTATCACTAAGGTCACCACGCTTAGCTTCGGACAGGTGTTTTTTGCATTAAACCTGCCTTTCTATATTTTGTCAGTCACCCGCATGGGATGGCAGTTCACCATCAACACCTTTATTGCGGTTAGTATCGTCTCTTTCGCTGTGGACCACTTGCACCACGTCATTCAGATCTCGCACATCGAGCCTGTATATGCCGCGTTAATTGGTGGTGGATTGATTGGTATGGGCATGCTTGTCATCTTTCGACATAGGATGAGCCTAGGCGGGTTCAATATTCTGGCGCTGTTCTTGCAAGAGCGATTCGGTATCCGTGCAGGCAAAGTACAAATGGCACTGGATTGCTCCATCGTTGTACTTTCTCTGTTTGTTGTCGATATCTATCTAATCGCACTCTCTGTATTGGGTACTATCGCAACCAATCTGATCTTGGCGATGAACCACAAGCCCGGGCGTTATCAACCCGTACAGAGCAGCGCATAA
- a CDS encoding ACP phosphodiesterase: MNFLAHLHIAEHCSSSLLGNLLGDFVKGDPTKHYQDDIAQGIMLHRFVDSYTDNHLIMKQCKTLFDSDLKRFAPIAMDMFWDHCLAKHWSRFHHQSLTRFVDNAELTIKQTSAPLPDRFVRMSTHMWQGRWLESYQEFDNIKFALERMSLRSMRMAPLAECGEQLEMHYQEFSGLFNQLYPEVLEKAKQQTRK, translated from the coding sequence ATGAACTTTCTCGCCCACTTACACATCGCAGAGCATTGCAGTAGTAGCTTACTAGGTAACTTATTGGGAGACTTTGTCAAAGGTGACCCAACAAAGCACTATCAAGACGATATTGCCCAAGGCATCATGTTGCATCGATTTGTAGATTCATACACTGACAACCATCTCATAATGAAGCAGTGTAAAACCTTGTTCGACTCTGACTTAAAACGGTTCGCCCCGATTGCGATGGATATGTTTTGGGATCACTGCCTTGCAAAACACTGGTCTAGGTTTCATCACCAATCACTCACTCGGTTTGTTGATAATGCAGAACTGACCATTAAGCAGACTTCGGCACCTTTACCTGACCGTTTTGTGCGAATGAGCACACACATGTGGCAAGGGCGCTGGCTTGAGTCGTATCAAGAGTTCGATAACATTAAATTTGCGTTGGAGCGTATGTCCCTGCGTAGCATGCGCATGGCACCATTGGCAGAGTGTGGTGAACAGCTTGAAATGCACTATCAAGAATTTTCAGGTTTATTCAATCAGTTGTATCCTGAGGTACTAGAGAAGGCAAAACAGCAAACTCGCAAGTAG
- a CDS encoding DEAD/DEAH box helicase, translated as MTDKTLLDTAGEQSSFDAFAFSDTLKQNLVDLNYTSPTPIQEKAIPFVLDGKDILAGAQTGTGKTAAFGLPLIQQLLDEPKAREPESKVIRSLILTPTRELAQQVFDSLMQLTKSTDLKVVVAYGGTSIGVQTKNLRGGADILVATPGRLLDHQHTRNLTLAECEYLVLDEADRMLDMGFMPDLNRILKRLPKERQNMMFSATFEQRIKALAHRIMNQPVEVQVTPANSTADTVKQMVYPVDKKRKHELLAYLIGSRNWQQVLVFTKTKQGSDALAKELKLDGIKAVSINGDKSQGARQKALDDFKSGAVRALIATDVAARGLDIQQLEQVVNYDLPYKAEDYIHRIGRTGRAGQAGLAVSLMSHDEQYLLEAIERLLDNRLPQEWLAGFEPSPESEIDPDRAPRRKGRGADKRKMKAKLKIHANRGKKR; from the coding sequence ATGACAGACAAGACTTTACTCGATACTGCCGGTGAGCAGTCCTCTTTTGATGCTTTTGCATTTAGCGATACGTTAAAGCAAAACCTTGTTGACCTAAACTACACGTCACCGACACCGATTCAGGAAAAAGCCATTCCCTTTGTATTGGACGGCAAAGACATACTTGCAGGTGCACAAACAGGCACGGGTAAGACCGCAGCGTTTGGATTGCCATTGATTCAGCAGTTGCTGGATGAGCCTAAAGCGCGAGAGCCAGAGAGTAAGGTAATCCGTTCATTGATACTCACGCCAACGCGTGAACTGGCTCAACAGGTTTTCGATAGCCTGATGCAGCTCACCAAATCAACCGATTTAAAAGTGGTTGTCGCGTATGGTGGCACTAGCATCGGTGTGCAGACTAAGAATCTTCGTGGTGGTGCCGACATTCTAGTGGCAACACCGGGTCGTCTCCTTGACCATCAGCACACTCGTAACTTGACGCTCGCCGAGTGTGAATACCTCGTACTAGACGAAGCTGACCGCATGTTAGACATGGGCTTTATGCCGGATCTTAACCGTATCCTCAAACGGCTACCAAAAGAGCGTCAAAACATGATGTTTTCGGCGACCTTTGAGCAGCGTATTAAAGCGCTTGCGCATCGTATTATGAATCAGCCAGTAGAGGTCCAAGTTACGCCAGCGAACTCGACGGCAGATACCGTAAAACAGATGGTTTACCCCGTTGATAAGAAGCGTAAGCACGAATTGCTTGCCTACTTGATTGGTTCTCGTAACTGGCAGCAGGTCCTTGTGTTCACTAAAACCAAGCAAGGCAGTGATGCACTTGCTAAAGAGCTCAAGTTAGACGGTATTAAAGCGGTGTCCATTAATGGCGATAAGAGCCAAGGAGCACGTCAAAAAGCGCTAGACGACTTTAAGTCGGGCGCAGTGAGAGCATTGATCGCGACCGATGTTGCAGCGCGTGGTTTGGATATCCAACAGCTAGAGCAAGTGGTGAACTACGACTTACCGTATAAAGCGGAAGACTACATTCACCGCATCGGTCGTACAGGACGCGCAGGGCAGGCAGGTCTTGCCGTTTCGCTGATGAGCCACGATGAGCAATACTTGTTAGAGGCGATAGAGCGTTTGCTCGACAATCGCTTACCTCAAGAATGGCTGGCAGGGTTTGAACCAAGCCCAGAATCAGAAATAGATCCTGATAGAGCACCACGCCGAAAAGGCCGAGGTGCAGATAAGCGCAAGATGAAGGCGAAACTAAAGATACACGCTAATCGCGGTAAGAAACGCTAA
- a CDS encoding universal stress protein has product MRRFENILFATQGLPGHSDALAQAIMLAANNRVPVKGLIASPTFPDDLSEYQRAYESSLQNSLDQSVTKTKSDVGLSDDDVLFPIEVQSSEQPAVCIIRHVLNNHNDLVIKEAEPITDGGDGFKAIDMTLLRKCPSPVWLHRPTSKPKQKRRVAVAIDPVASTQEQHALALRLLELSRSIADSCDSRLHVISCWQHYMENYIDRNTWIKIEHEDVAKEVEEERVRHEEALQALIDESRIKGSTVVHHLHGKADDQIPKCVRERDVDVLVMGTVARTGISGFVIGNTAENVLQSIHCSLVALKPQGFKTPISS; this is encoded by the coding sequence ATGAGACGATTTGAGAACATACTATTTGCTACCCAAGGTTTGCCGGGACACAGTGATGCACTGGCGCAGGCGATTATGCTGGCGGCCAACAATCGCGTTCCAGTTAAGGGGTTGATTGCCAGTCCCACCTTTCCAGATGATCTATCCGAATATCAACGTGCCTATGAGAGTTCGTTGCAAAACTCTCTTGATCAAAGCGTTACAAAAACTAAAAGCGACGTTGGTTTGTCCGACGATGATGTGCTTTTTCCGATTGAGGTTCAAAGTAGCGAGCAGCCTGCAGTTTGCATCATTAGACATGTTCTCAACAATCACAACGACCTAGTTATCAAAGAAGCGGAACCCATCACCGATGGTGGCGATGGCTTCAAGGCGATCGACATGACATTGTTGCGTAAATGTCCAAGCCCTGTGTGGCTTCATAGACCTACGTCCAAGCCAAAACAAAAACGGCGAGTCGCGGTTGCGATTGACCCTGTCGCTTCGACGCAGGAACAACATGCCTTAGCCCTGCGACTGTTAGAACTATCGCGTTCGATCGCGGACAGTTGCGACAGTAGGCTTCATGTTATTTCGTGCTGGCAACACTACATGGAAAACTATATCGACAGAAATACCTGGATCAAGATTGAGCATGAAGATGTGGCGAAAGAAGTTGAAGAAGAGAGAGTTCGACATGAAGAAGCGCTTCAAGCTTTGATTGATGAATCGAGAATAAAAGGGAGTACCGTGGTCCACCATCTGCATGGTAAAGCGGACGATCAGATTCCAAAATGTGTAAGAGAGCGTGATGTAGACGTATTAGTAATGGGAACCGTCGCTCGAACGGGCATATCAGGATTTGTGATCGGCAATACAGCGGAGAATGTACTTCAATCGATTCACTGCTCGTTGGTCGCGCTCAAACCACAAGGCTTCAAAACACCAATATCAAGTTGA